The following proteins are encoded in a genomic region of Dyadobacter sp. UC 10:
- a CDS encoding Dabb family protein → MKDNSRRKFLRNAGLATIASVSPMAAAPERRKELFIHHVYFYLKDPHNAQDEAKLLEGLNKLAKVPAIQYVHIGKPAETNRPVIVRDYTFSWMCFFKNIIEEEIYQTHPIHLDFIEEYSHLWEKVVVYDSVGPKKVG, encoded by the coding sequence ATGAAAGACAATTCAAGACGTAAGTTTCTGCGGAATGCTGGTCTGGCAACAATCGCATCGGTAAGTCCAATGGCTGCGGCACCTGAGAGACGAAAGGAGCTTTTTATTCATCACGTATATTTTTACCTCAAAGACCCGCATAATGCACAGGACGAAGCCAAGCTGCTGGAAGGACTGAACAAGCTCGCCAAAGTACCTGCTATTCAATATGTTCACATAGGAAAGCCGGCCGAGACTAATCGCCCCGTAATTGTGCGTGACTATACCTTTTCGTGGATGTGCTTTTTCAAGAATATCATTGAAGAAGAGATTTATCAAACCCACCCGATCCATCTGGATTTTATCGAAGAATATAGTCACCTGTGGGAAAAAGTAGTAGTCTACGATTCAGTCGGACCGAAGAAAGTAGGGTAG
- a CDS encoding DUF1697 domain-containing protein: MLRSTYVAILRGINVSGHNLIKMPALVSLLEKEGFEDCKTYIQSGNVLFNTEKADEQKVSARIKTAIENAFGYDVPVIVLSLAALRSVLEQNPFLELQHEDITKLHATFLSEIPDKEAFGKIDGDKYKPDEFILVGNTIYLFCPDGYGRTKLNNNFFENKLKVTATTRNWKTVVELVRLAEALSTQQ; the protein is encoded by the coding sequence ATGCTGAGGTCTACTTACGTTGCAATCCTTCGTGGCATTAATGTGAGCGGGCATAATTTGATAAAAATGCCGGCTTTGGTTTCGTTATTGGAGAAGGAAGGTTTTGAAGATTGCAAAACGTATATACAAAGCGGAAACGTACTTTTTAATACGGAAAAGGCTGATGAACAAAAGGTGTCAGCCCGGATTAAAACCGCAATAGAAAATGCATTTGGCTACGATGTTCCGGTTATTGTGCTGAGCCTCGCTGCATTGCGGTCGGTATTGGAGCAAAATCCGTTTCTGGAATTGCAGCATGAGGATATTACCAAGCTTCACGCCACTTTTTTGTCGGAAATTCCGGACAAGGAAGCTTTTGGAAAAATTGACGGAGATAAGTACAAGCCGGATGAATTTATATTGGTCGGCAATACAATCTATCTTTTCTGCCCCGACGGTTACGGCCGCACGAAACTCAATAACAATTTCTTCGAAAATAAGCTGAAAGTCACCGCTACGACGCGCAACTGGAAGACGGTAGTCGAGCTGGTGAGGCTGGCAGAAGCGCTTTCAACGCAGCAATGA
- a CDS encoding thioredoxin family protein: MKSLVFLFLTLSSQHVFSQIKFNDSSTSWQELSGQAQKEDKLIFVHFESNSCQQCNEVASQGFDNSQLTEKFAKNFISIRLNVETENGKAIKDTLQVQGSLISVFADAYGNILERQNGSTNNATVYSDKADVAISRKGKKGITAYSKEYQAGSRSTGFLKEYLDMLKQLDMDNGEVLDEYTAQLPPDSLKHFGIVKFIYQQGPTLDSKTYQAIREFTPRKLIDSLHRSVPFQEAVNLNNGIIGHSMRKAIMKKDLVLAEGAAWFARATYDRDPKQGQIAYEKNMLFYLHATRDSTEYLRRAARFIERYYLNISLDSLKGLDQAEKDKMLAVKPKMKDGVTVMSFKFTNPSQFYPMELNNRAWHFYQLASRKEDLEKALEWSKLAMEWSEALLLNENNTSINGNPSYVDTYAHLLYKLGRKNEAIEWQTKALERQKRTGQPHGAMETALIKMKAGTL, from the coding sequence ATGAAATCACTTGTATTTCTATTTTTAACACTGAGCTCCCAGCATGTTTTCTCCCAGATCAAATTTAACGACAGCAGTACGAGCTGGCAGGAGCTTTCGGGTCAGGCGCAGAAGGAAGATAAACTCATTTTCGTTCACTTCGAGAGTAACTCCTGCCAGCAATGCAACGAAGTCGCTTCTCAGGGTTTTGACAATTCGCAGCTGACCGAAAAGTTCGCCAAAAACTTTATATCCATCCGGCTGAATGTGGAGACGGAAAATGGAAAGGCTATTAAAGACACGTTGCAGGTGCAGGGATCGCTGATTTCTGTATTTGCGGATGCATATGGAAATATTCTGGAACGGCAAAACGGATCAACCAATAATGCGACTGTATATTCAGATAAGGCAGATGTTGCTATTAGCCGGAAAGGAAAAAAAGGTATTACCGCATATTCGAAAGAATATCAGGCCGGTAGCCGGTCGACGGGATTTTTGAAAGAGTACCTGGACATGCTGAAACAGCTGGATATGGACAATGGTGAAGTACTTGACGAATACACGGCCCAACTTCCGCCGGATTCCCTGAAACATTTCGGAATAGTGAAATTCATTTACCAGCAAGGCCCCACGCTCGACAGCAAAACCTACCAGGCGATCAGGGAATTCACGCCACGGAAATTAATTGACAGCCTTCACAGATCCGTACCGTTTCAGGAAGCGGTAAACCTGAACAACGGCATTATTGGCCACTCCATGCGTAAAGCAATCATGAAAAAAGACCTGGTACTAGCCGAAGGCGCCGCGTGGTTTGCCCGGGCCACGTACGACCGTGACCCGAAGCAGGGCCAGATAGCATATGAAAAGAATATGCTTTTTTATCTGCATGCCACGCGGGACTCGACAGAATATCTGAGACGCGCCGCCCGGTTTATTGAACGATATTATTTAAACATCTCGCTGGATTCATTGAAAGGACTTGATCAGGCAGAAAAAGATAAAATGTTGGCTGTCAAACCAAAAATGAAAGATGGTGTGACTGTTATGAGTTTTAAATTTACCAACCCGTCCCAGTTTTATCCCATGGAACTGAACAACAGGGCGTGGCATTTTTACCAATTGGCTTCCCGCAAAGAAGACCTGGAAAAAGCTTTGGAGTGGTCGAAACTGGCGATGGAATGGAGTGAGGCATTATTACTGAACGAAAACAACACTTCCATTAACGGAAACCCCAGCTACGTGGACACCTATGCACACCTGCTCTACAAGCTGGGCCGGAAAAATGAGGCGATCGAGTGGCAGACGAAGGCTTTGGAACGACAGAAACGCACAGGCCAGCCGCACGGTGCTATGGAAACAGCGCTGATTAAAATGAAAGCCGGCACCCTGTAA
- a CDS encoding DUF6934 family protein: MKVPKYHVHRLNEHTYQFFSTGPRGMFELRIIFSRESGESGDELYNLAFGLWSLDVQDIDDSIELRNGDADRILSTVAKTALDFLERHPGAFVFAQGSTPSRTRKYQMGICKYLVEVPKHIKISGLRAEPTSCHTSNWTDFEVGVNYRAFILYSNLRYI, encoded by the coding sequence ATGAAAGTACCGAAGTATCATGTTCATCGGTTGAATGAACATACGTATCAATTTTTTAGTACTGGTCCGCGTGGCATGTTTGAATTACGAATAATTTTTTCAAGGGAATCCGGTGAATCCGGTGATGAGCTTTATAATTTGGCTTTTGGGCTTTGGAGTTTGGATGTACAAGATATTGACGATAGTATAGAACTGAGAAATGGGGATGCAGACCGTATCCTGTCAACTGTTGCCAAGACAGCTCTTGACTTTTTGGAGCGACATCCAGGTGCCTTTGTTTTTGCTCAGGGAAGCACCCCTTCAAGAACGAGGAAGTATCAAATGGGCATCTGTAAATATTTGGTTGAGGTTCCAAAGCATATCAAAATATCAGGATTGCGGGCAGAGCCTACTTCTTGTCACACATCAAACTGGACTGATTTTGAGGTAGGTGTCAATTACCGCGCCTTCATTTTGTATTCAAATCTTCGTTATATTTGA
- a CDS encoding DUF6807 domain-containing protein — protein MKLKNTGILLATVSLAALAGLANAQKVDLVKNEAEKKVEVKIDGKPFTAYYYPGEKVLKKAVLYPVQTARGTVITRGWPLDPRPGERVDHPHHVGIWLNYEDVNGNDYWNNSDAVDHAKRAYGTILHTGITSVKSGKDKGELTVTADWVDKNGTLTLKETTTYTFSGKGETRMIDRSTTLTAVLDEVAMPDIKDGMYAIRVARELELPSNKPEIFTDAGGIATKVPVLNNEGITGNYRNSNGVEGEAVWGKRAIWCNLTGKIKDENISVAIIDHPKNVGYPAYWHARGYGLFAVNPLGMKALSDGKDVLNFKLKKGESTTFRYRMVIASEHLKDATLNELAAAYAKSK, from the coding sequence GTGAAATTAAAAAACACAGGCATTTTACTGGCGACCGTTTCTCTTGCCGCGCTGGCTGGCCTGGCGAATGCGCAAAAAGTAGATCTGGTAAAGAATGAAGCAGAAAAAAAGGTTGAGGTCAAAATTGACGGTAAACCTTTTACCGCATATTACTACCCGGGGGAAAAGGTGCTGAAAAAAGCGGTTCTCTATCCTGTTCAAACTGCGAGGGGAACCGTTATTACCAGGGGCTGGCCGCTGGATCCTCGTCCCGGCGAGCGCGTAGATCACCCGCACCACGTCGGGATCTGGCTGAATTATGAGGATGTGAACGGTAATGATTACTGGAACAATTCCGACGCCGTTGACCACGCGAAGCGCGCTTACGGAACGATCCTGCATACCGGCATCACCTCCGTCAAAAGCGGCAAAGACAAAGGCGAGCTGACAGTCACCGCCGACTGGGTTGACAAAAACGGTACCCTGACTTTAAAGGAAACCACTACCTACACCTTCAGCGGAAAAGGCGAAACGCGTATGATTGATCGCAGTACTACCTTAACAGCCGTGCTGGATGAAGTAGCAATGCCGGATATCAAGGACGGAATGTATGCGATACGTGTAGCGCGGGAGCTCGAACTGCCTTCCAACAAGCCGGAGATTTTTACAGACGCAGGCGGTATCGCCACCAAGGTTCCGGTTCTGAATAATGAAGGTATCACCGGAAACTACCGTAACAGTAACGGAGTGGAAGGAGAGGCAGTTTGGGGCAAAAGAGCGATCTGGTGTAATCTGACAGGTAAAATTAAAGACGAGAATATCAGCGTCGCGATCATCGATCATCCTAAAAATGTCGGTTATCCTGCATATTGGCATGCGCGGGGTTATGGATTGTTTGCAGTGAACCCATTGGGGATGAAAGCGCTGAGCGATGGGAAGGATGTTCTGAATTTTAAACTCAAAAAAGGCGAGTCGACGACCTTTCGTTACCGTATGGTAATTGCTTCCGAGCATTTGAAAGATGCCACGCTCAACGAGCTGGCCGCGGCTTATGCGAAGTCGAAATAA
- a CDS encoding acyl-CoA dehydrogenase family protein, translating into MSLFDSFSQLRNILKTIDLAAVSRLSKKVDLNKLMGIVSKMSEEDLGKMLKFMESGSGKKKAPPVVNGDFYELTETLLPEEKLIQLKVREFMETEIKPIANHYWNNAQFPMHIIPLVAKLNICGLTYKGYGCAGMSALLEGFIAMEMARIDSSISTFFGVHSGLAMGSIYLCGSEEQKQYWLPIMQRMDMIGAFGLTEPEVGSGVAGGLTTTCKRNGDEWVINGQKKWIGNATFSDITIIWARDLDDNQVKGFIVRKENPGFKAEKMQDKMALRTVQNAKITLTECIVPESDRLQNANSFKDTANVLRMTRAGVAWQAVGCGRGAYELALKYTMERKQFGRPIAGFQLVQDLLVTMLGDLTAMQTMVFRLSQLQDSGVLTDEHASLAKVFCTLRMRSIVDHARELFGGNGILLEYDIARFVADAEAIYSYEGTKEINSLIVGRAITGESAFV; encoded by the coding sequence ATGAGCTTGTTTGATTCTTTTTCTCAATTGCGTAATATTTTGAAAACCATCGATCTGGCAGCGGTCAGCAGGCTTTCGAAAAAGGTTGACCTGAATAAGTTGATGGGAATTGTGTCGAAGATGAGTGAAGAAGACCTGGGCAAGATGCTGAAATTTATGGAGTCAGGTTCGGGAAAGAAAAAGGCGCCGCCGGTCGTGAATGGGGATTTTTACGAACTTACCGAAACACTTTTGCCAGAAGAAAAGCTGATCCAGCTCAAAGTGCGGGAGTTCATGGAAACTGAAATAAAGCCGATTGCGAATCATTACTGGAATAATGCACAGTTCCCGATGCACATCATTCCGTTGGTGGCCAAACTGAATATTTGCGGACTGACCTACAAGGGTTATGGCTGTGCAGGGATGTCGGCGCTGCTGGAAGGGTTTATCGCCATGGAAATGGCGCGCATTGATTCGTCGATCTCAACGTTTTTCGGCGTGCATAGCGGGCTGGCAATGGGCTCCATTTATTTGTGCGGGTCCGAAGAACAGAAGCAATACTGGCTGCCGATTATGCAGCGAATGGATATGATAGGGGCTTTCGGTCTGACAGAGCCGGAAGTAGGCTCGGGAGTCGCAGGCGGGCTGACAACTACCTGCAAGAGAAACGGAGACGAATGGGTGATCAATGGTCAGAAAAAGTGGATCGGCAACGCCACATTTTCTGACATAACGATTATCTGGGCGCGCGATCTGGACGATAATCAGGTGAAGGGTTTTATAGTAAGAAAAGAGAACCCCGGTTTCAAAGCGGAGAAAATGCAGGATAAAATGGCGCTTCGCACGGTCCAGAATGCAAAAATTACCCTGACCGAATGCATTGTTCCGGAATCGGACAGGCTGCAAAATGCCAATTCTTTTAAAGATACCGCCAATGTGCTTCGTATGACGCGGGCGGGCGTTGCCTGGCAGGCAGTAGGCTGCGGGCGCGGGGCTTATGAGCTTGCATTGAAATACACCATGGAAAGGAAGCAGTTTGGCCGCCCGATTGCGGGTTTCCAGCTCGTACAGGACTTGCTCGTGACCATGCTCGGCGATTTGACGGCAATGCAGACGATGGTTTTCAGATTGTCGCAATTGCAGGACAGCGGCGTGTTGACAGACGAGCACGCGTCGCTCGCGAAGGTGTTTTGCACATTGCGCATGCGTTCCATCGTGGACCACGCCCGCGAGCTTTTCGGCGGGAACGGAATATTGCTTGAATACGATATTGCGCGTTTTGTCGCCGACGCCGAGGCAATTTATTCTTACGAGGGAACCAAGGAGATCAACTCGCTGATCGTCGGAAGGGCGATTACGGGCGAAAGTGCATTTGTCTGA
- a CDS encoding glycoside hydrolase family 9 protein yields MQIGKPLVAQKYSSDIRLNQVGFYPAAPKIAVVVGDNFTDFLVKDPSGKAVFKGKLGPARQNQHSGKISKVADFSNLKKTGKYTIEVSGLGKSAVFEIKAKIHREVAEASLKGFYYQRASTDLPEKFAGKWARPAGHPDHKVLVHPSAVSDGRAENFVISSPKGWYDAGDYNKYIVNSGITMGTLLSLYEDFPLFFENFNTNIPENNNSIPDLLDEVIWNLRWMLTMQDPADGGVYHKLTNPRFDGMVMPDQCDKPRYVVQKNTVATLDFVAVMAQAGRILKGFENKLPGLSDSCLVAAVKGWEWAGKHPDIFYNQDEVNRKFDPDVVTGAYGDRNAADERFWAAAEMYATTGKADYLKNIDLKSGQPMTLPTWSMVHAMGYYTLIRSAERLKMEGALIDPIRNNVRRFADGLLKDIEKQPYHTVMGKTAKDYSWGSSSVAANQGIALLYSYKISKDRKYLNAALGNLDYLLGRNATTYCFLTGFGSKRVMHPHHRPSVADGIEDPVPGLLSGGPNPAQQDKCKTYTSKFADESFTDDNCSYASNEIAINWNAPMVYLAAAIEAIMEQ; encoded by the coding sequence ATGCAGATCGGGAAACCTTTGGTTGCTCAGAAATACTCCTCCGATATCCGGCTTAATCAGGTTGGGTTTTACCCGGCTGCACCAAAGATTGCGGTAGTTGTGGGCGACAATTTCACTGATTTTTTGGTAAAAGATCCCTCAGGTAAGGCTGTTTTTAAAGGGAAACTGGGGCCAGCCAGACAAAATCAGCATTCAGGAAAAATCAGTAAAGTAGCGGACTTTTCCAATCTCAAAAAAACCGGAAAATATACCATAGAAGTGAGCGGCCTGGGTAAATCGGCTGTATTTGAAATTAAGGCAAAGATCCATCGGGAAGTCGCTGAGGCTTCGCTGAAGGGCTTTTATTACCAGCGTGCTTCCACTGATCTGCCCGAAAAGTTTGCCGGAAAGTGGGCGCGGCCTGCCGGGCATCCTGATCACAAAGTGCTCGTTCATCCTTCCGCGGTGTCGGATGGTCGCGCGGAGAATTTCGTAATCAGCTCGCCAAAAGGCTGGTATGATGCTGGGGACTACAACAAATACATTGTTAACTCGGGAATTACAATGGGCACATTACTTTCGTTGTATGAAGATTTTCCACTGTTTTTCGAGAATTTCAACACCAATATTCCGGAAAATAACAACTCCATCCCTGACCTGCTCGACGAAGTGATCTGGAACCTGCGGTGGATGCTGACCATGCAGGACCCGGCAGACGGCGGTGTTTATCATAAGCTGACCAATCCGCGTTTCGATGGAATGGTGATGCCAGATCAATGCGACAAGCCGAGGTATGTTGTTCAGAAAAATACTGTGGCAACCCTCGATTTCGTAGCCGTAATGGCTCAGGCGGGCAGGATTTTGAAGGGTTTTGAAAATAAACTACCGGGTCTTTCAGATTCCTGTCTGGTAGCTGCGGTGAAAGGCTGGGAATGGGCCGGCAAACATCCGGACATTTTCTATAACCAGGATGAAGTGAACCGGAAATTTGATCCGGACGTGGTAACGGGCGCATACGGTGACAGAAACGCAGCAGACGAGCGGTTTTGGGCTGCCGCAGAAATGTACGCTACCACCGGCAAGGCTGACTACCTGAAAAATATTGACCTCAAATCAGGGCAGCCCATGACATTGCCTACGTGGAGTATGGTGCATGCAATGGGTTACTATACCCTGATCCGTTCTGCTGAAAGGCTGAAAATGGAAGGTGCCCTGATCGATCCGATCAGAAATAATGTCAGACGCTTTGCCGACGGTCTGTTGAAGGATATTGAAAAGCAGCCTTACCATACCGTAATGGGTAAAACTGCAAAGGATTATTCCTGGGGCAGCAGCTCGGTTGCCGCAAATCAGGGTATCGCACTTTTGTATTCTTACAAAATTTCCAAAGACCGAAAGTATCTGAATGCCGCGCTCGGTAATCTGGATTATTTGTTAGGAAGAAATGCGACGACCTACTGTTTTCTGACCGGCTTCGGCTCTAAAAGAGTTATGCATCCGCATCACAGGCCTTCGGTTGCCGACGGCATAGAAGATCCTGTACCCGGCCTGCTGTCAGGCGGCCCGAATCCGGCACAGCAAGACAAATGCAAGACTTACACGAGCAAGTTTGCCGACGAATCATTCACGGATGACAATTGCTCCTACGCTTCAAACGAAATCGCGATCAATTGGAACGCGCCTATGGTTTATCTGGCGGCGGCAATAGAGGCTATTATGGAGCAATGA
- a CDS encoding DoxX family protein, with protein sequence MEATMLNQPVKIRSGKGGVLAGKIISVLCVLFLLVDAIMKVIKHPISMEGSAQLGWPVDQVQSIGIALLVSTILYIIPRTAVLGAILVTGYLGGAIAIMVQAGQPLYFALTFGILIWVGLGLRDEKVRKLIFS encoded by the coding sequence ATGGAAGCTACTATGTTAAATCAGCCCGTAAAAATCCGGTCAGGCAAAGGAGGAGTTCTGGCAGGAAAGATCATCAGCGTATTGTGCGTCCTGTTCCTGTTGGTCGATGCGATTATGAAAGTAATAAAACATCCAATTTCTATGGAAGGATCTGCCCAGCTAGGCTGGCCGGTTGATCAGGTCCAGAGCATAGGAATAGCGCTGTTGGTCAGCACGATACTTTACATAATCCCCAGAACTGCTGTTTTGGGAGCGATTTTAGTAACCGGGTACCTCGGCGGGGCAATTGCGATCATGGTCCAGGCCGGTCAGCCTTTGTATTTTGCCCTTACATTTGGAATACTAATCTGGGTCGGCCTTGGTCTGCGGGACGAAAAAGTGAGAAAACTGATTTTTTCCTGA